One Streptomyces mobaraensis NBRC 13819 = DSM 40847 DNA segment encodes these proteins:
- the modA gene encoding molybdate ABC transporter substrate-binding protein encodes MRRTSVRLAALATALLLPLAAACDDSSDGGSADGGDGKKGTTLTVLAAASLTDVFKRAGDAYEKTHPGTKVTFSFAGSQELASQVRQGVPADALVTADTKTMDGLSGETGKPVVIARNRLTIATAQGNPKHVKDLADLARKDLKVVLAAPEVPVGRYSRKVLEQQHVDVKPVSQEPNVRAVLSKVSLGEADAGIVYVTDATAAKGKVATVAVPDAQNAVAAYPAATLKGSKHPEEAGAFVRWLASSEAQGLLGAAGFQRP; translated from the coding sequence ATGCGCCGTACGTCCGTCCGTCTCGCCGCCCTCGCCACCGCCCTGCTCCTGCCCCTGGCCGCCGCCTGCGACGACTCGTCGGACGGCGGGTCCGCCGACGGCGGTGACGGCAAGAAGGGCACCACGCTCACCGTGCTCGCGGCAGCGTCCCTCACCGACGTCTTCAAGCGGGCCGGGGACGCCTACGAGAAGACGCACCCGGGGACGAAGGTCACGTTCTCGTTCGCGGGCTCCCAGGAGCTGGCCTCGCAGGTCCGGCAGGGGGTTCCGGCGGACGCCCTGGTGACGGCCGACACGAAGACGATGGACGGGCTCTCCGGGGAGACCGGCAAGCCCGTCGTCATCGCGCGGAACCGGCTGACGATCGCCACCGCGCAGGGCAACCCGAAGCACGTCAAGGACCTCGCCGACCTGGCGCGGAAGGACCTCAAGGTGGTGCTGGCCGCGCCGGAGGTGCCGGTCGGCCGGTACAGCAGGAAGGTCCTGGAGCAGCAGCACGTGGACGTGAAGCCCGTCTCGCAGGAGCCGAACGTGCGGGCGGTGCTGAGCAAGGTGTCCCTCGGGGAGGCGGACGCCGGGATCGTGTACGTCACGGACGCGACGGCCGCCAAGGGGAAGGTGGCCACGGTCGCCGTACCGGACGCGCAGAACGCGGTCGCCGCCTACCCGGCCGCCACGCTCAAGGGCTCCAAGCACCCGGAGGAGGCGGGCGCGTTCGTGCGCTGGCTGGCGTCCTCCGAGGCGCAGGGGCTGCTGGGCGCGGCCGGCTTCCAGCGGCCGTAG
- a CDS encoding molybdopterin-binding protein, with protein MRSYTIGRAARLLGVSPDTVRRWADAGRIPTRRDEHGKREIDGADLAAFSVTLAAEANEDGEEAYSSARNAFPGIITAVKLGDVAAQVEVQAGPHRLVSLLTREAVEELGLAVGMEAVARVKATNVHVDLL; from the coding sequence ATGCGCTCCTACACCATCGGCCGGGCGGCCCGGCTGCTCGGCGTCAGCCCCGACACCGTCCGCCGCTGGGCGGACGCCGGGCGCATCCCCACCCGGCGGGACGAGCACGGCAAGCGGGAGATCGACGGGGCGGACCTCGCCGCGTTCTCCGTGACGCTCGCCGCCGAGGCGAACGAGGACGGCGAGGAGGCGTACTCCAGCGCGCGCAACGCCTTCCCGGGGATCATCACCGCCGTGAAACTCGGCGACGTCGCCGCCCAGGTGGAGGTGCAGGCCGGGCCGCACCGCCTCGTCTCCCTGCTGACGCGCGAGGCCGTGGAGGAGCTGGGGCTGGCCGTGGGCATGGAGGCCGTGGCCCGGGTCAAGGCCACCAACGTGCACGTCGACCTCCTCTGA
- a CDS encoding helix-turn-helix domain-containing protein — translation MTDSGTELGRYLKARRARITPEDVGLPAGTGLRRTPGLRREELATLAGVSVDYYTRLERGRERNPSPAVIDALARALRLNGDAHQRLHELAELASGRVPEPRTPAGPASGAGETVRASVLRMLEAVRPLPAYVVSRYGDMLAANPPGRRLMPGLWDWPPEQRNVSRYLFLHPVGRTLYDPWEETVAKSVAHLRAIAGVDPDSPRLAALVGELLLKSPEFAKLWERYDVKERVGGTKTFSHPKVGAMTLVYEVMPLSGTDGQRLVVYQAEPGSTDEAAMLRLDPQGAAA, via the coding sequence ATGACCGACAGCGGCACCGAACTGGGCAGATACCTGAAAGCGCGACGGGCGCGGATCACCCCCGAGGACGTCGGGCTGCCCGCGGGCACCGGACTGCGCCGGACGCCGGGCCTGCGCCGGGAGGAGCTGGCGACGCTCGCCGGAGTGAGCGTCGACTATTACACCCGCCTGGAGCGCGGCCGGGAGCGGAACCCCTCACCGGCCGTCATCGACGCCCTCGCCCGCGCGCTGCGGCTGAACGGGGACGCCCACCAGCGCCTCCACGAGCTGGCCGAACTCGCCTCGGGCCGGGTCCCCGAGCCGCGCACCCCCGCCGGGCCGGCGTCCGGCGCCGGGGAGACCGTGCGCGCGTCGGTCCTGCGGATGCTGGAGGCCGTGCGGCCGCTGCCGGCGTACGTCGTGAGCCGGTACGGCGACATGCTGGCCGCGAACCCCCCGGGGCGGCGGCTCATGCCCGGTCTCTGGGACTGGCCGCCGGAGCAGCGCAATGTGAGCCGGTACCTGTTCCTGCACCCCGTGGGGCGCACCCTCTACGACCCCTGGGAGGAGACCGTCGCCAAGTCGGTGGCCCACCTCCGCGCGATCGCCGGCGTCGATCCGGACTCGCCCCGGCTGGCCGCGCTGGTCGGGGAACTGCTGCTGAAGTCGCCCGAGTTCGCCAAGTTGTGGGAGCGGTACGACGTGAAGGAGCGCGTCGGCGGCACCAAGACGTTCAGCCACCCGAAGGTCGGGGCGATGACCCTCGTCTACGAGGTGATGCCGCTGTCCGGGACGGACGGCCAGCGTCTCGTCGTCTACCAGGCCGAGCCCGGCAGCACGGACGAGGCGGCCATGCTGCGGCTGGACCCGCAGGGGGCCGCGGCGTAG
- a CDS encoding MFS transporter: MPRTIARRPPTVSTRPADSPTPASPVALIASLLGFAVITIDVSAVNIALPAIRSSLHGGMSGLQWVVDAYTLMFAALMMSAGALADRSGARRAYAWGIALFTLASLGCALAPGIGVLIAARLAQGAAAAVVMPASLALIRQAYDDPARRARAIALWTVGGSVSMAAGPVLGGILAEHAGWRAVFLLNLPVGAVILALLARTAPSPRRPAPLDPAGQTTAVLALAGLAYAVIEGGHHGWTSVPVLAASAVAAGAAVAFLAVEKRHRAPMVPLGMLRERRVAVSLAAGFAANAAFYGLVFLLGLYYQQARGMTATEAGLMFVPLSAVITTANLVSPRLAERVGRRAVIVLGQAVLALAMAALLPLSADTPLWLVLLLLVPTGLGGALAVPALTALLMDAVPGHRAGTASGLFNAVRQTGGALAVAVSGALIADGGAGDGFSLGGMRESLYAAGGLLCLTTALTAWLLRRERTA, from the coding sequence ATGCCCAGGACCATCGCCCGACGCCCACCCACTGTCAGCACCCGCCCGGCCGACTCCCCCACCCCCGCCTCCCCGGTCGCGCTGATCGCCTCCCTCCTCGGCTTCGCCGTCATCACCATCGACGTCTCGGCCGTCAACATCGCGCTGCCCGCCATCCGTTCGTCCCTCCACGGCGGGATGTCCGGCCTCCAGTGGGTCGTCGACGCGTACACGCTGATGTTCGCCGCCCTGATGATGTCCGCGGGGGCGCTCGCCGACCGGTCCGGGGCGCGCCGGGCGTACGCCTGGGGGATCGCCCTCTTCACCCTCGCCTCCCTCGGCTGCGCCCTGGCGCCCGGGATCGGCGTGCTCATCGCGGCGCGGCTGGCGCAGGGCGCGGCGGCGGCCGTCGTCATGCCCGCCTCGCTCGCCCTGATCCGGCAGGCGTACGACGACCCGGCGCGCCGGGCGCGGGCCATCGCGCTGTGGACGGTGGGCGGTTCGGTGTCCATGGCGGCCGGGCCGGTGCTCGGCGGCATCCTCGCCGAACACGCGGGCTGGCGCGCCGTGTTCCTGCTCAACCTTCCGGTGGGCGCCGTGATCCTCGCCCTGCTGGCCCGTACCGCGCCGTCCCCGCGCCGGCCGGCCCCCCTCGACCCGGCGGGGCAGACCACCGCCGTCCTCGCCCTCGCCGGCCTGGCGTACGCCGTCATCGAGGGAGGCCACCACGGCTGGACGTCCGTGCCGGTGCTCGCCGCGTCGGCCGTCGCGGCCGGGGCCGCCGTCGCGTTCCTCGCCGTGGAGAAGCGGCACCGCGCGCCCATGGTCCCGCTGGGCATGCTGCGCGAACGCCGGGTCGCCGTCTCCCTGGCGGCCGGCTTCGCCGCCAACGCGGCCTTCTACGGCCTGGTCTTCCTGCTCGGCCTCTACTACCAGCAGGCGCGCGGCATGACGGCGACGGAGGCGGGGCTGATGTTCGTGCCGCTGTCGGCCGTCATCACCACCGCGAACCTGGTCTCCCCGCGGCTGGCGGAACGCGTCGGCCGCCGCGCCGTCATCGTCCTGGGACAGGCGGTCCTGGCACTGGCGATGGCCGCGCTGCTGCCGCTGTCGGCGGACACCCCGCTGTGGCTGGTGCTGCTCCTGCTCGTGCCCACCGGTCTGGGCGGCGCGCTGGCGGTCCCCGCGCTGACGGCGCTGCTGATGGACGCCGTCCCGGGGCACCGGGCGGGTACGGCCTCGGGCCTGTTCAACGCCGTCCGCCAGACGGGCGGCGCGCTGGCCGTCGCCGTGTCCGGCGCCCTGATAGCGGACGGGGGCGCGGGGGACGGGTTCTCACTCGGGGGCATGCGGGAGAGCCTGTACGCCGCCGGGGGCCTGCTGTGCCTGACGACGGCGCTCACGGCGTGGCTGCTGCGCCGGGAGCGGACGGCGTGA
- a CDS encoding flippase-like domain-containing protein encodes MIREREDQEDTDDEQGAGPPEGAGVRRALPGSGGDAEGPRPGTPDGSSYACDTKDGEVHIDKVSGDEPLLPARVHRPADLVRMLLGIVGIAVVLALAAFAHGTTTGLASDIKESAGHAPQTLANIAGLTANVAIFIVPVAFAVERLVKRDGLRIADGVLAAVLAHGVSLGAALWVAEAAPESIREALTRITPTHELTDPVHGYLAPVIAYMTAVGMSRRPRWRVAMWAVLLLDAFAVLVNGYSTPFSIATTVLIGWTVAYGTLYAVGSPNVRPTGQHLLHGLRRVGFKPVSALRTEEVPDAEPARGTAHDRGRRYVVTLEDGPPLDVTVVDREQQAQGFFYRLWQRLALRGITQRRSLQSLRQALEQEALLAYAAIAAGANAPKLIATSELGPDAVMLVYEHVGGRTLDTLADEEITDELVDGAWRQVRALQSRRIAHRRLDGDALLVDRSGNVVLTDLRGGEIAAGDLVLRMDVAQLLTTLGLRVGAERAVASAVAVLGPDAVADSLPLLQPIALTRASRATLRRLARERAQRERDAVLEASRIAKEERARERAEKGSGPADDRRALKAEKKAEKQALDVAAEEAREEDLLAQIRRQVLLIRPQAPIEPVRLERIRPRTLISSIAGAIAAYFLLSQLSHVELDKIIDHANWGWVAVAAAFSALSYFAAATRLLGFVPEKVPYLRTVMAQVAGSFVKLVAPAAVGGVALNSRFLQRAGIRPGLAVASVGASELFGLAAHILLLLTFGYITGTERTESPLPPSRTVIGGLLTAAVLVLVVTAIPFLRKFVSTRVRSLFAGVVPRMLDLLQRPRKLVNGIGGMLLLTAAFVFCLDTSIRAFGGDMSFASVAVIYLAGNALGSAAPTPGGVGAVEGVLIGALTLAGLPAEIATPSVLLYRLLTFWLPVLPGWLCFNQLTRKGAI; translated from the coding sequence GTGATACGAGAACGAGAAGACCAGGAAGACACGGACGACGAGCAGGGCGCGGGACCTCCTGAGGGGGCCGGCGTCCGCCGGGCGCTGCCCGGGAGCGGCGGGGACGCCGAGGGGCCTCGCCCCGGCACCCCGGACGGCTCGTCGTACGCGTGCGACACGAAGGACGGCGAGGTCCACATCGACAAGGTCTCCGGCGACGAGCCCCTGCTCCCCGCCCGCGTCCACCGCCCCGCCGACCTGGTGCGCATGCTCCTGGGCATCGTCGGCATCGCCGTCGTCCTCGCCCTGGCGGCGTTCGCGCACGGCACCACCACCGGCCTCGCCAGCGACATCAAGGAGAGCGCCGGACACGCCCCGCAGACGCTGGCCAACATCGCCGGCCTCACGGCCAATGTCGCGATCTTCATCGTGCCGGTGGCGTTCGCCGTCGAACGGCTGGTCAAGCGGGACGGCCTGCGCATCGCCGACGGCGTCCTCGCGGCCGTCCTGGCGCACGGCGTCTCGCTCGGCGCCGCGCTCTGGGTCGCCGAGGCCGCCCCGGAGTCCATCAGGGAGGCGCTCACCCGGATCACGCCGACCCATGAACTGACCGATCCCGTCCACGGCTACCTCGCCCCCGTGATCGCCTATATGACGGCCGTCGGGATGTCGCGGCGCCCGCGCTGGCGGGTCGCCATGTGGGCGGTGCTGCTGCTCGACGCGTTCGCCGTGCTGGTCAACGGCTACTCGACGCCGTTCTCGATCGCCACCACCGTGCTCATCGGCTGGACGGTCGCCTACGGCACCCTCTACGCCGTCGGCTCCCCCAACGTCCGCCCCACCGGCCAGCACCTCCTGCACGGCCTGCGCCGCGTCGGCTTCAAGCCGGTGAGCGCGCTGCGCACGGAGGAGGTGCCGGACGCCGAACCGGCCCGGGGCACCGCGCACGACCGGGGCCGGCGCTACGTCGTCACGCTGGAGGACGGCCCGCCGCTGGACGTCACGGTCGTCGACCGCGAGCAACAGGCGCAGGGCTTCTTCTACCGGCTGTGGCAGCGGCTCGCGCTGCGCGGCATCACCCAGCGGCGCAGCCTCCAGTCGCTCCGGCAGGCGCTGGAGCAGGAGGCGCTGCTCGCCTACGCGGCCATCGCCGCCGGCGCCAACGCCCCCAAGCTGATCGCCACCAGCGAACTCGGCCCGGACGCCGTGATGCTGGTGTACGAGCACGTCGGCGGCCGGACCCTGGACACCCTGGCCGACGAGGAGATCACCGACGAGCTGGTGGACGGCGCGTGGCGGCAGGTGCGCGCCCTGCAGTCGCGCCGGATCGCACACCGGCGCCTGGACGGCGACGCGCTCCTGGTGGATCGTTCCGGCAACGTCGTCCTGACCGATCTGCGCGGTGGCGAGATCGCCGCCGGCGACCTGGTGCTGCGGATGGACGTCGCCCAGCTCCTCACCACGCTGGGTCTGCGGGTCGGCGCGGAACGGGCGGTGGCCTCGGCCGTCGCCGTGCTCGGCCCGGACGCGGTCGCGGACAGCCTGCCGCTGCTCCAGCCGATTGCCCTGACCCGCGCCAGCCGCGCCACCCTGCGCCGGCTCGCGCGCGAGCGCGCGCAGCGCGAACGGGACGCGGTGCTGGAGGCGTCCCGGATCGCCAAGGAGGAGCGGGCCAGGGAGCGGGCGGAGAAGGGGTCGGGCCCGGCGGACGACCGCCGGGCGCTCAAGGCCGAGAAGAAGGCGGAGAAGCAGGCGCTGGACGTCGCGGCCGAGGAGGCCCGCGAGGAGGACCTGCTGGCACAGATCCGGCGTCAGGTGCTGCTGATCCGGCCGCAGGCGCCGATAGAGCCGGTCCGGCTGGAGCGCATCCGGCCGCGCACGCTGATCAGCTCCATCGCGGGCGCGATCGCCGCGTACTTCCTGCTCTCGCAGCTCTCGCACGTCGAACTCGACAAGATCATCGATCATGCCAACTGGGGCTGGGTGGCGGTCGCCGCGGCCTTCTCCGCGCTCTCCTACTTCGCGGCGGCCACGCGGCTGCTGGGCTTCGTCCCGGAGAAGGTGCCGTACCTGCGGACGGTCATGGCGCAGGTCGCCGGCTCGTTCGTGAAGCTCGTGGCCCCGGCGGCGGTCGGCGGCGTGGCCCTGAACAGCCGCTTCCTGCAGCGGGCCGGGATCCGTCCGGGGCTGGCGGTGGCCAGCGTCGGCGCGTCGGAGCTGTTCGGCCTGGCCGCGCACATCCTGCTGCTGCTGACCTTCGGCTACATCACCGGCACCGAACGGACGGAGTCGCCCCTTCCGCCGTCCCGTACGGTCATCGGCGGGCTGCTGACGGCCGCGGTGCTGGTGCTCGTCGTGACGGCCATCCCGTTCCTGCGGAAGTTCGTCTCGACGCGGGTGCGCTCGCTGTTCGCGGGCGTCGTGCCGCGCATGCTGGACCTGCTCCAGCGGCCGCGGAAGCTGGTCAACGGCATCGGCGGCATGCTGCTGCTGACCGCCGCCTTCGTGTTCTGCCTCGACACGTCGATCCGGGCGTTCGGCGGCGACATGAGCTTCGCCAGCGTCGCGGTGATCTACCTGGCCGGCAACGCGCTGGGCTCGGCGGCGCCGACGCCCGGCGGCGTCGGGGCCGTCGAGGGCGTCCTCATCGGCGCGCTGACGCTGGCCGGGCTGCCCGCGGAGATCGCGACGCCCTCGGTGCTGCTGTACCGGCTGCTGACGTTCTGGCTGCCGGTGCTGCCGGGGTGGCTGTGCTTCAACCAGTTGACGCGGAAGGGTGCGATCTGA
- a CDS encoding MGMT family protein has translation MDRVTDASPPSGPHRLPEDPADSASEAPEAPKASEAPEAPEAPEAPEVPELPAYAERVLTVAETIPPGRVMTYGDVAEWLGEGGPRQVGRVMALYGGAVPWWRVVRSDGVLLPGRERAALGHYREEGTPLRTAGPAADGHVPRIAMARARWDGLPLGGGAAEGGAGADATGEPAEVGETAETGGPPGANGAPRSGVRGARGGASRVKRAT, from the coding sequence ATGGACCGGGTGACCGACGCATCGCCGCCGTCCGGGCCGCACCGGCTGCCGGAGGACCCCGCGGACTCCGCCTCCGAGGCCCCGGAAGCCCCCAAAGCCTCCGAGGCCCCTGAGGCCCCCGAAGCCCCTGAGGCCCCCGAGGTGCCCGAGCTTCCCGCGTACGCGGAACGCGTCCTGACCGTCGCCGAGACCATCCCGCCGGGCCGCGTGATGACCTACGGCGACGTGGCCGAGTGGCTCGGCGAGGGCGGCCCGCGCCAGGTCGGCCGGGTGATGGCGCTGTACGGCGGCGCCGTGCCGTGGTGGCGCGTCGTGCGGTCGGACGGCGTCCTCCTGCCCGGCCGCGAGCGGGCGGCGCTCGGCCACTACCGCGAGGAGGGCACACCGCTCCGGACGGCCGGGCCCGCCGCCGACGGACACGTGCCGCGGATCGCGATGGCGCGGGCTCGCTGGGACGGGCTGCCGCTCGGGGGAGGGGCGGCTGAAGGTGGCGCCGGGGCCGACGCGACCGGGGAGCCCGCTGAGGTTGGAGAGACCGCTGAGACCGGAGGTCCCCCGGGTGCCAACGGTGCTCCGCGCTCCGGCGTGAGGGGCGCGCGCGGCGGCGCGTCGCGTGTGAAACGCGCCACCTGA
- a CDS encoding UvrD-helicase domain-containing protein, whose translation MVPPELDAAQRAVVEHGQGPLLVLAGPGTGKTTTLVEAVAERVRRGADPERMLVLTFSRKAAAELRDRVAARLGERALAARAPQATTFHSYCYALVRAHQEADLFAEPLRLLSGPEQDVAVRELLAGQTELERAGRATVRWPDDLRACLTTRGFADEVRAVLARSRELGLGPESLAAFAERTGRGDWSAAAAFLAEYLDVLDARGVVDYAELVHRAVLLAERPELAAELAGRYDAVFVDEYQDTDAAQARLLRALAGGGRTLVAFGDPDQSIYAFRGADVGGILDFPTAFPRRDGSPAPVRVLTTSRRSGAALLAATRLLTRRMPLGRLPSDAVRAHRDLAAVRPGGHVEAYTYPTPGAETDNIADILRRAHLEDGVPWGAMAVLVRAGSRSIPTLRRALTSAGVPVEVDGDDIPLRHEPAVAPLLTALRVVAEWATAPGPGGDASDEAGGDVRVPEGALAVPAPAGGRGRALASERAVTPGPGRDAPDEPGGDAGVSEGTFEPADDVPDAEPRADAPTLAGGRGRAAVAPPDGGGLAGDEDTGTGPEDDITGTGRAHASTSAREPGAAPEAGLGTAGEPASARTPGSATPPGTGASPEPEREAAPDGRPGPGPAHEGVEEERPAEPIPAHPAAAGALAPETALTLLTSPLGGMDGADLRRLGRALREEERAAGRTTPRPSDVLIAEALAAPERLVAHDPAYARGAQRLAALLSAARGQLQAGGTAEDALWTLWNGTPRHPAPWPDRLRRAAHRGGAAGRNADRDLDAVCALFETAARAEERVGGRDVLGFLDELEAQDIAADTLTRRAVRPDAVRLMTAHRSKGLEWRLVVVAGVQEGLWPDLRRRGSLLEADRIGRDGLAEPLPPGALLAEERRLFYVAATRARERLVVTAVKAAAEDGDQPSRFLTELGVEPVDVTQRPRRPLAVAALVAELRATTVDPTASDALRAAAADRLARLAGLRDDEDRPLVPAADPDRWWGLYEPTHSAVPLRDRDQPVALSGSAVGQLVDTCSLQWFLGREVRAEAPAGTAQGFGNVVHVLADEVASGRTPADLAVLMERLETVWDALAFDAPWKSRQEKENARAALERFLRWHVMERGRTPVATEHPFDVTLTAGGRLVRVRGSMDRVERDAAGHAYVVDFKTGKTPATAAEVARHPQLAVYQLAVRHGAVDDVFDGVRPRPGGAELVQLRQGAAKKEGGDALPKVQAQEPPADGGEDGADWIGDLLATAAGRVLDERFSPRPGTHCAHCAFRSSCSARPEGRQIVE comes from the coding sequence GTGGTCCCCCCGGAGCTGGACGCGGCACAGCGCGCGGTGGTTGAGCACGGGCAGGGCCCGCTGCTGGTCCTGGCCGGCCCGGGGACCGGCAAGACCACCACGCTCGTGGAGGCCGTCGCCGAGCGGGTGCGGCGCGGCGCCGACCCGGAGCGGATGCTCGTCCTGACCTTCAGCCGCAAGGCGGCGGCGGAGCTGCGCGACCGCGTGGCGGCCCGGCTGGGGGAGCGCGCCCTGGCGGCGCGGGCGCCGCAGGCCACCACCTTCCACTCCTACTGCTACGCCCTGGTCCGCGCCCACCAGGAGGCCGACCTGTTCGCCGAGCCGCTGCGGCTGCTGTCCGGCCCGGAACAGGACGTCGCCGTCCGGGAGCTGCTCGCCGGCCAGACCGAACTGGAGCGCGCGGGCCGCGCCACCGTGCGCTGGCCGGACGACCTGCGCGCCTGCCTCACCACCCGCGGCTTCGCCGACGAGGTGCGCGCGGTCCTCGCCCGCAGCCGGGAACTCGGCCTCGGCCCGGAGTCGCTGGCGGCCTTCGCGGAGCGGACCGGGCGCGGCGACTGGTCCGCGGCGGCGGCCTTCCTCGCCGAGTACCTGGACGTACTCGACGCGCGCGGCGTCGTCGACTACGCGGAACTGGTCCACCGCGCGGTCCTGCTGGCCGAGCGGCCGGAGCTCGCGGCGGAGCTCGCCGGGCGGTACGACGCGGTGTTCGTCGACGAGTACCAGGACACCGACGCCGCCCAGGCGCGGCTGCTGCGCGCGCTGGCGGGCGGCGGGCGCACGCTGGTCGCGTTCGGCGACCCCGACCAGTCCATCTACGCCTTCCGCGGCGCCGACGTGGGCGGCATCCTCGACTTCCCGACGGCCTTCCCGCGCCGGGACGGCTCGCCCGCACCGGTCCGCGTCCTGACCACCTCCCGCCGCTCGGGCGCGGCCCTCCTCGCCGCCACCCGCCTCCTCACCCGCCGGATGCCGCTCGGCCGCCTCCCGTCCGACGCCGTCCGCGCCCACCGCGACCTGGCGGCCGTCCGCCCCGGCGGCCACGTGGAGGCGTACACCTACCCGACGCCCGGCGCCGAGACCGACAACATCGCGGACATCCTCCGCCGCGCCCACCTGGAGGACGGCGTCCCCTGGGGCGCCATGGCCGTCCTCGTCCGCGCCGGCTCCCGCTCCATACCGACCCTCCGCCGCGCCCTGACCTCGGCCGGCGTACCGGTGGAGGTCGACGGCGACGACATCCCCCTCCGCCACGAACCGGCGGTCGCCCCACTGCTGACGGCACTGCGGGTGGTGGCGGAGTGGGCGACGGCGCCCGGCCCGGGCGGTGACGCCTCCGACGAGGCCGGGGGGGACGTTCGCGTACCCGAGGGTGCCCTCGCCGTTCCCGCCCCCGCGGGCGGGCGGGGACGTGCTCTCGCGTCCGAGCGGGCGGTGACGCCTGGACCGGGCCGGGACGCTCCGGACGAGCCCGGGGGCGACGCCGGCGTGTCCGAGGGCACCTTTGAGCCCGCGGATGACGTTCCCGACGCCGAGCCGAGGGCCGATGCTCCCACCCTCGCGGGCGGGCGGGGACGCGCCGCCGTGGCCCCGCCGGACGGGGGCGGCCTCGCCGGAGACGAAGACACCGGCACGGGCCCGGAGGACGACATCACCGGGACCGGGCGCGCGCACGCTTCCACGTCCGCACGCGAGCCCGGTGCCGCGCCGGAGGCCGGCCTCGGCACGGCCGGCGAACCCGCTTCCGCCCGGACGCCCGGCTCGGCCACGCCGCCCGGCACCGGCGCGTCGCCGGAGCCCGAGCGCGAAGCCGCGCCCGACGGCCGGCCAGGGCCCGGCCCGGCGCACGAGGGCGTGGAGGAGGAGCGCCCGGCCGAGCCCATCCCCGCTCACCCCGCCGCCGCGGGCGCGCTCGCCCCCGAGACCGCCCTGACCCTCCTCACCTCCCCGCTCGGCGGCATGGACGGCGCCGACCTGCGCCGCCTCGGCCGGGCGCTGCGGGAGGAGGAGCGGGCCGCCGGCCGGACCACGCCGCGGCCCTCGGACGTCCTCATCGCCGAGGCGCTCGCCGCGCCGGAGCGCCTGGTGGCGCACGATCCGGCGTACGCGCGGGGCGCGCAGCGCCTGGCCGCGCTGCTGAGTGCCGCCCGGGGCCAGCTCCAGGCCGGCGGCACCGCCGAGGACGCCCTCTGGACGCTCTGGAACGGCACCCCCCGGCACCCCGCCCCCTGGCCGGACCGGCTGCGCCGCGCCGCGCACCGCGGCGGTGCCGCCGGCCGCAACGCGGACCGTGACCTCGACGCCGTCTGCGCCCTGTTCGAGACGGCGGCCCGCGCCGAGGAGCGCGTCGGCGGCCGCGACGTACTCGGCTTCCTGGACGAGCTGGAGGCCCAGGACATCGCCGCCGACACGCTCACCCGCCGCGCCGTGCGCCCCGACGCCGTCCGCCTGATGACCGCGCACCGTTCCAAGGGCCTGGAGTGGCGGCTCGTCGTCGTCGCCGGGGTGCAGGAGGGACTCTGGCCCGACCTGCGCCGCCGCGGCTCGCTGCTGGAGGCGGACCGCATCGGCCGCGACGGCCTCGCCGAGCCCCTCCCGCCCGGCGCGCTGCTGGCCGAGGAGCGCCGGCTGTTCTACGTGGCGGCGACCCGCGCCCGCGAACGCCTGGTGGTGACGGCGGTCAAGGCCGCCGCCGAGGACGGCGACCAGCCGTCCCGCTTCCTCACCGAACTCGGCGTCGAACCGGTCGACGTCACCCAGCGTCCGCGCCGCCCCCTCGCCGTCGCGGCGCTCGTCGCCGAGCTGCGGGCCACCACCGTGGACCCCACCGCGTCGGACGCGCTCCGGGCCGCCGCGGCCGACCGGCTCGCCCGCCTCGCCGGCCTGCGCGACGACGAGGACCGGCCGCTCGTCCCGGCCGCCGATCCCGACCGCTGGTGGGGCCTGTACGAGCCGACGCACAGCGCGGTGCCGCTCCGCGACCGGGACCAGCCGGTCGCCCTGTCCGGCTCCGCCGTCGGCCAGCTCGTGGACACCTGCTCGCTCCAGTGGTTCCTGGGACGCGAGGTACGCGCCGAGGCGCCCGCCGGAACGGCCCAGGGCTTCGGCAACGTCGTGCACGTCCTCGCCGACGAGGTCGCCTCCGGCCGTACCCCGGCGGACCTCGCCGTCCTCATGGAGCGCCTGGAGACCGTCTGGGACGCGCTCGCCTTCGACGCGCCCTGGAAGTCCCGGCAGGAGAAGGAGAACGCCCGGGCCGCCCTGGAGCGCTTCCTCCGCTGGCACGTCATGGAACGCGGCCGCACGCCCGTCGCCACCGAGCACCCCTTCGACGTCACCCTCACCGCGGGCGGCCGGCTCGTCCGCGTCCGCGGCTCCATGGACCGTGTGGAGCGGGACGCCGCCGGCCACGCCTACGTCGTCGACTTCAAGACGGGCAAGACCCCGGCGACCGCCGCCGAGGTGGCCCGCCATCCCCAGCTCGCCGTCTACCAGCTCGCGGTCCGGCACGGCGCCGTCGACGACGTCTTCGACGGCGTACGCCCGCGCCCCGGCGGCGCGGAACTCGTCCAGCTCCGGCAGGGCGCCGCCAAGAAGGAGGGCGGCGACGCCCTGCCCAAGGTGCAGGCGCAGGAACCGCCGGCGGACGGCGGCGAGGACGGCGCCGACTGGATCGGCGACCTCCTCGCCACCGCCGCCGGCCGCGTCCTGGACGAACGGTTCTCCCCACGCCCCGGCACGCACTGCGCGCACTGCGCCTTCCGCTCCTCCTGCTCGGCCCGCCCGGAGGGCCGCCAGATCGTCGAATGA